TGAGCACTCTTGTCAGTCCGTAATCTGGTTGGATGCCATGGAACACCTTAAACAGAGAATGAGTTCTGCCATTGGATGACAAAAATTCACTACTCCACCATGTGGCCTCTGTTGCTGACTACTACTCTTTAATGGCAAGGCAGCCCCTTTCATGCCAGTTCTGTACTTAAATAATTACATGGGCGGTATTGTTGGCCGTCATCATGTATGTTTCATTCATAAGTAAGTAATTTAGCTTTGCCAATAACTGTCCTGTTGTGGCAGTACGAAAATGCAtgcactcactacttactgtaagtcgctctggataagagtgtctgcaaaATGACTAAAATGCAAATGCTGCAAGATTTCCATCTCCACATGGCCTGtattctcagagtaggagtgctgatctaggatcaggtccctctTCTCCATATAATCATATTTATTAGCATCGAAAAGACAAAACTGATCCTAGCACACATACTCTAAGATGCTTTCTGAATACCGACCCAGATCTCAAGAGATATGCCGACTAATTAAACCATGAAAACTGATCAGAAAACGGCATGGAGAGTGCGATTCGTCATTTTTGGAAGCACatagttttttattttaccacagaAGTTGCCTGATATTTACATAGAAATTGCATGGCAAAATGCTAATTACAACAACTTATGAATCACTTGTTTGTTTCAGTAGTATTCGTCTAGGCTTGTGCAATGTCTATTTGGGCGTATTTGGTTCTCAGCATGTCAACATGACCCATCCAGTAGCTCCCACAACAGTTTCTAACCTTACCACCACCATTAACACTAAACCACTACTATACAGTGTATTCATTATGAGAGGTTTTATTTTTCATTAGGAATGATGTAACTTGTTCAGTTACGATTCGCTGTGTCATCACCTTGCACAAGGTTATTTTATGGTGGCCTGTAATGGTTGATAACACACtcagggtggtggggggggggggggggggatttgagaAACTCACTGTATGTGGCATTTATGGGCGAAAACCCCCCACAGCGATGCGCAATGAGCCTTATAAAAACGCCAAGACAGGCAGCCCGCTTGGCcaataaactaatgctctccaaGGTCGTTGTTGCTGCGCAGGTCAGCAATAGCAATGCTACTCTAGCAGCTTATGGCTAAAGGAAGTGTTTTCCTCAATGTCACAACCTTGAGCCAGCGTCATGAAACCCAGAGCAACCTTGGCCCGTAAAATTAAAAACCAGAAAATAAACATGGGGATAATATTGTGGTAGCTTACAGGGCAGCTCTGAAATGATAATGATGTTTCCGTTTTAATTTGACGTGGCAGGCAGGTCAAACATCAATATGGCTCCTTTTTGTCATCATtatctcgccctctctctgttctcccactTTAAATTTCCACTGTGAAAATGCCTCATACTCAGTGTGTGGCTAGCGTGGGACACAGTCTGCAATAATACAGTGTGATGTATCGAACTAGCCACGCATTGAACTAACCTGTGTGAACCAACCTCTTGAATTGGCTGTCTtatttatctctttctttctcccactctccctcctcctctctccttccttccctctctccctcagggaTAGGTCTTGGGGTGGTGGTCAGGGAATatgcctccctctcccacctTCATAAGCAGTATTTTGGCTTCCCGGGAGAGATCCTGATGCGGATGCTCAAGCTGGTCATCCTGCCCCTCATCATCTCCAGCATGATAACAGGTAACTTGGGATGAATTGCATCTCAGTCACTCAGCGCTATGTTTAAAGAAGAGGGCCATCAGAGAAGGTTAAGATATCTTAAGTATTAATCCTCTTAGTTCCTAGAAGAACTTGAGTTCTGCGTCTAGACACCTGCGGCAGGTCATTGTTGCGCCAGATATCTTCGATATTAAGGACAAATGAAATAGTGATTGTCATTGAGACTTGTTGACAGACATGTCTCCTTTGGGTGAACAACAGGTTAATTGTCTTTCTGTCTTGTTTGTGGTCACAGGAGTCGCCGCCCTGGATTCGGAAGTTTCTGGAAAGATAGGTTTGAGGGCTGTGGTGTATTACTTCTCCACCACCATCATCGCAGTTATTCTGGGTGAGTTAACAGGATGACTGGCTTGGTCTCATTCTCTTTCAGCTCCCCGTCTGTTATGAAGCATGACGCactgaacaaaatgtggaaggttTCAGTGCCTCATGCTTCAGATTAAGTGAGTGACAGACTAACTATGTAACATGTTGTTATTTACACGTCACCATTGAAAGCTGAATATTGACTGATGGTTATAACATGTGTTCCAGGTATTGTATTGGTGATGACCATCAAACCTGGTGTCTCTCAGGAGGCCGAACATATCGACAGGACAGGGACCACACCAAACGTCACCACTGTCGACACTCTACTGGATCTTGTCAGGTGACGGCTACGCTTCATACCATCATATAGACTAATAGTTTTGTATAATTTCTACAAAAGGTCCGTTCTCCATCAGTCGGAGGTGCAGTGTGCATAACATTTCCACATTTGTCTCACATTGTTGCCATCTCAACATGTCTTGTTCCATCCACAGAAACATGTTTCCTGAAAACCTACTGCAGGCTTGTTTCCAACAGGTAACTGTCATTGTCTGATTTGTACATTAAAGCTTTCAGTTACTAGCCTGGTACCAGGTGTGTTTGCGCTGTCTTGCCAATTCTCATAAGAGTTGACAAGACTGCACAAACAGATTTGGGGCCAGGCTATACAATCACTGCACTTTGAAGAGAAAACATGATCCTACATTAAAATGTAACCATGTCAAATGTAACTATTTCAATTCAACCTATTCAATCATTCCAGTACAAGACAAAGCGCAAAGAGCTGGAACCACCTAAAGTGAAGGGGAACACTACAATTACaatgttccctcctctctctaccgctGTCATGGCAACCATTTCCCCCCCAGAGGTAGGTGTCACTGTTTCCATGTGTTTATCCACCTGCATGTCAAAAGCTGTGATTTGATAGGATCAAAGCTGCTAAGCCTGGTTTACTTTTAATCAGATGTGGTTTACTTTTTAAACCTGATTAGTTAATCAGATGTGGTTAAAGTTAATCAGATGACTATCTGTCCAATCACAATCTTTTGTCTTTGTGGGTTGAAAATGTGGGTCTTCAACTTAGCCTTTGTGAATCTACACCTGACCACCCACATCTAATGTGATGGATATGACCATAAATCAACTTACATTATGATGCCACTGTGTAGATGGGTCACTATGTTGTGATCTGAGGAAAAAGCTCAAGACATGGATGTCAGCCCACTGTAACACAATTTTTAACCCATTTTTCTCCTCAATTTTGTGAtagccaattggtagttacattcttgtcccatcgctgtaaCTCCCGTACGAACTCGGGAGAGTCAAagttcgagagccatgcgtcctcccaaacacgaccctgccaagccgcactgcttcttgacacactgctcgctaaacccggaagccagccgcaccaatgtgttggaggaatcACTGTCCAACTGGCGACCGTTTCAGAATGCACAGGAGTCGCTATAGAGCGTGACTCCTgcggacatcccggccggccaaaccctcctctaacccggacaatgctgggccaattgtgcgccgcctcataggtctctcggtcacagctggctttctagcactgagatgcagtgccttagactgctgcaccacttgggaggccccaCAAGTGGATCTTTTGACCAAAATCTATTTTGAATTTAAACTACTTTCTTCCTTATTTTTCCCCTCTGCAGAACATCACCAAGGACTATAAGATAGTCGGGTCATATTCTGATGGGATCAACGTGCTGGGCCTCATCGTGTTCTGTGTGGCGTTCGGCCTTGTCATCGGCAAGATGGGCGAAAGAGGTCGCATTCTGCTGGAATTCTTTGACGCTTTAAACGAGGCCACCATGAGGCTAGTCCAGATTATCATGTGGTACGATACAGCCTGTTAGACGACATACATCTCTCACTTACAGTACACAACAGCTGTTTAGGTGAATTCATCCGGTAGCTGTTTTCTATGCTATTGTAGATGTAATGCTAacatttctgtggtggtgatgatgatagtgatgatgatgatcataACAATGGCATTAACAACACTACACTCAGAAAAAAAGTGgtcatctagaacctaaaagggttcttcggctgtccccataagatgaccctttgaagaaccctttctggttccaggtagaaccatgttGGTTCCgtatagaaccctttccacagagggttctacctggaactaaaacgggttttcctatggggacagtcaaaTAACCTTTTCAGaaacttttttctaagagtgtattgtTGCAATTACAGCTACATGCCAGTGGGGATACTCTTCCTCATAGCTGCCAAGATCATTGAGGTAGAAGACTGGGAGATCTTCAGAAAGATGGGCCTGTACATGGTGACAGTGCTGAGTGGGTGAGTCTGAGCCAGCCATCTTagtccctctttctctttttgaTACTTCGCCACAACAATGCTAGATTTATAGCTGGCATTAGGGTCCAGGTTTCCTGCAAAGATACTGTAAAAGCCCAGCTCTGTCCCAGCACAGATAAGAACCAAGGACATTTAAAACTGCTCAACCTGCAGTTGCGGTAATGAGGCCTTTGGCGAACGCCTGTCCAACCCGTAAATTTACCAGACAGAATGATGCTTCTGGGTGACCAGCAAAAGGAAACTGAGTTTAGTGAGGGGGAACGCAGtcatgtgtgtcccaaatggctatatagtgcactacttttgaccagagacctatgggccctgttcataAAGTAGTAGACTATAAAAGgaaaaggatgccatttgggacgcaaccctgGTCATTGTGTTATTataagctggaggaggagagtttTAGTCCCCAGTTAACGCCAGGGGTTAGTCAGCTATTTCTTACAACGAGTCAAAACTTGTTTGATCATCACAATTTTTTAATAAGACACTTTTTTTTCATGGCAATGTAATGTTTTATTTCTCTCCTTAGCCTAGCTATCCACTCCACCATTTGTCTGCCACTGATCTACTTTGCCATTGTGAGGAAGAACCCGTATACCTTTACCTTAGGGATGGCCCAGGCACTGGTCACTGCTCTTATGATCTCTTCCAGGTAAGCCTCAGTCACTATTCAGGatcatacagtcgtggccaaaagttttgagaatgacacaaatatttaattttcacaaagtctgctgcctcagtttgtatgatggcaatttgcatatactccagaatgttatgaagagtgatcagatgaactgcaattaattgcaaagtccctcttttccatgcaaatgaactgaatcacaaaaatacatttccactgcatttcagccctgccacaaaaggaccagctgacatcatgtcagtgattctctcgttaacacaggtgtgagtgttgacgaggacaaagctggagatcactctgtcatatgctgattgagttcgaataacagactggaagcttcaaaagaagggtggtgcttggaatcattgttcttcgtctgtcaatcatggttacctgcaaggaaacacatgccgtcatcattgctttacaCAAAAAGGGCTtaacaggcaaggatattgctgccagtaagattgcacctagatcaaccatttatcggatcatcaagaacttcaaggagagcggttcaattgttgtgaagaaggcttcagggcaccaaagaaagtccagcaagtgccaggaccgtctcttaaagttgattcagctgcgggatcggggcaccaccagtacttAGCTTGCTCAAGAAtggcatctgcacacacagtgaggcgaagacggttggaggatggcctggtgtcaagaagaacagcaaagaagccacttctctccaggaaaaacatcagggacagactgatattctgcaaaaggcacagggattggactgctgaggactggggtaaagtaattttctctgatgaatcccctttcagattgtttggggcatccggaaaaaagcttgtccggagaagacaaggtgagcactaccatcagtcctgtgtcatgccaacagtaacgcatcctgagaccattcatgtgtggggttgcttctcagccaagggagtgggctcactcacaattttgcctaagaacacagccatgaataaagaatggtaccaacacattctctgtgagcaacttctcccaaccatccaggaacagtttggtgacgatcAATGccatttccagcatgatggagcaccttgccataaagcaaaagtgataactaagtggctcggggaacaaaacatcaatattttgggtccatggccaggaaactccccagaccttaatcccattgagaactcgtggtcaatcctcaagaggcgggtggacaaacaaaaaccaacacattctgacaaactccaagcattgattatgcaagaatgggctgccatcagtcaggatgtggcctagaagtgaattgacagcatgccagggcggattgcagaggtcttgaaaaagggtcaacactgaaaatattgactctttgcatcaacttcatgtcattgtcaataaaagtctttgacacttatgaaatgcttgtatttatacttcagtattccatagtaatatctaaagacactgaagcagcaaactttgtgaaaatgtatatttgtgtcattctcaaaacttttggccacgactgtacaatcTGTTGTCTATAGCAAAGCATAGATGTAATGGCTGACTTATCTATGTATTCATCCATCTATCTATAcaatccacccatccatctatctgTGCATCCATCCTGCATTCAACTTAAATACGACCTCTAGCTCTGCCACCCTGCCGGTCACCTTCCGCTGTGCCGAAGAGAACCTCCGGATCGACAAGAGGATCACCCGCTTCGTGTTGCCTGTGGGCGCCACTATCAACATGGATGGCACGGCTCTCTACGAGGCGGTTGCTGCCATCTTCATTGCCCAGCTCAACGACTACTCTCTGGATGTGGGTCAGATTGTCACCATCAGGTAAATCACCAACAGCCTACGTCGAAATTAGATTTGATATTCTATGTACATAATTTGAGCAAGTTAAAGTGTCTTTGTATACTTGTGATCAGAACCCATAGCCTTTGGTGGCATTGGACTTCAGCTGCTCTGAATGAATATGCCACTCAGTGATgtaagaaaaaaaacatatttgagCTTGACGAAACTGAAAAAACTCAATTGTAATCAGGTGAAATCGGCTGACACATCCATTTATACCATCTGTCGTGTCATTATGTTGGTATCAAGCATCTGACCTAATAATATGTCAGGGTAAGGGAATTGTAAAGATGTTAACTTACTCTTACAATTTCAGTATAACAGCAACAGTAGCCAGCATCGGAGCTGCCGGTGTACCTAACGCTGGACTTGTCACCATGGTGATTGTGCTGACTGCCGTTGGACTACCTGCAAATGATGTCACTTTAATTGTTGCTGTGGATTGGCTACTGTGAGTAATACCTTGTTGAGCATAATATTGTCAAGATCAATTATTATTTTAGTGATGAATACAACAGTGcgaggtgttaaaggtagactcagcaacaTAACATCACCATACGCAGTGGTGCGACTTCTTAAGAGAAAACAGAATTTCAATTTGTCAAGGCTGCCACTACTTTCTCTTCCCGATTTGTGCCATCCCTTGAGCAATGCCCAAGAGGGCCAGTCTTGGCAGaatacattttgttgttgttgatgtctgtAAGCAGGGAGTTGCCCAGCAACGTATGATGATGTGATATTGCAAAGTCAACAGTATCTTTAACTAACTCATAATCAACAGACAATAGTCACTCACCATACACCCTCCGGCTGTTTTAGAGACCGCTTCCGCACCATGATCAACGTGCTGGGGGATGCCTACGGAGCTGGCATTGTCCAGAAGCTGTCCAGGCGGGAGCTGGAGAGGATGGACATCACCTCGGACGTGGACGTGACCAACCCCTTCGTCCTGGAAACCACGCTGGACGATGAGGAGTGTGAGAAAAAGTCTTATGTCAACGGCGGCTTCACCATCGACAAGACCGACGCCATCTCCTTCACCGAGACTTCACAGTTTTAGGAAGGAGGGCGGGGAGCCAAGAAGTGCCATTGCTGCTAGATGTTAGCCTGGTGGTCCCATCCTGTTTGTAAGCATGTTtctagatctgtttgtgctgtcttgccaactcctatggtcattggcgTGACAACGACTATTGGTGTTGgtgagacaacacaaacagacctggtaCCAGGCTAGTCTGTTTGTGATTTAGCCAACTCCTGTCTATGTTCGTTCATTGCCATGTATACAGTGTAGTACGGCTTGACAAGGATAGAAGAGTTGGCTATAGCCAGGGGTGAAAGTCAATTTCATTTCTTCCCAGTACGGGACCGCCTATGTGTGTACGCACTTCATCATAGAATTGCATTTAGAATCCCTATTCATTCGTAATGATCTCTGTGGGCTTCGTCGTAAAGATTTATAATTacgtggcgcagcggtctaaggcactgcggtgcttgagatgtcactacagatctgggttcaatcccgggctgtgtcccagccggctgcgaccgggagacccgtgaggcgacgcacaattggcccagtgtcgtccaggctAGGGGAAGGTTAGCCCGtcacactctagcgactcctgtggtgggccgggcgcatgcacactgacacggtcgccagttggacggtgtttcctccgacacattggtgcggctggcttcagggttaagcgaacagtgtgtcaagaagcagtgcggcttggcagagTCATGTTTCGGAAGACgcgcggctctcgaccttcgcctctcccaagtctgtacgggattgtaactaccaattggatatcaccaGAAAAAGGGGTATAACGTTTTTCTTTTAAGAAATAAAAAGATTtgtcataaaaaaatgtaaatgtattaccttttattgtggcataaacacaactaATCATGATGTTTTAATCTGATTGTCCAACAATCACTTCAAAAGGGCTCCTTTAGCCTATTAGTCTACTCGTGCACAATTATCCACTCAAAATATATTTCCAGCCTCCAAACAgtggtgaatggaaagagacacgAAACACCACAAAGTGTAATGACATTTTGACAATTGTCATTAGGCCAGAATTTATGCGCCCACTGCTGTTCGTTAGCGTCTTGGTGTCGGCCATTCATCTCTGCCTTGGGAAAATGTCAGTGTTCTTGTCGAGCCACATCGCATTTTTGGAGCGTAGGCTATCCCACCCGTTCAAGTCCATTTGCTCATttttcatgcctctgacatgcgGTAGCCTATTGGTAAATAATGGTGTAATGGTTCTTGAAAATGTTTTCTTTAAATATTGTGACAGGCTCATGTTTTACCAGTATGACATAACATAACATAGTATGACATAaccccactatttattttgctGGGACGCCATACTGGACCGTACCGTCTTGCTTTCATCCCTGGCTATAGCACATACAGTATACGACCAGACTTGGTAGAAATGTGAGGGGAGTTCGAAGCTATTCATAAAACCAGCGCTTGTAAAAGGGAGGAAAAAAACATGACATGAGACACTTTCAAGCTCGAACGTTTGCAACATTAGCCACCATGTGTTTTCTCTAAGAGCTATCATCCTGCTTTTTAACCACGAGCAGAAATCCTTAAAATGAGCTGGAAAGTGTCTgaattggcaccctattcgctaaataagccctggtcaaaagtagtgcactatgtagggaataatgTGCAGTCCCATGCTCTCCTTTACTAAAAGCGCTTCCATCGTTATGTTGACATAATGAACACAGTCACTTTTGAACAAATCACTACgtttgttattgtttttacaTAAAGGGAACTAGGATATGGGGACTACAAGAGGAGTCAAGAGCTTTTGAAATTCATACCTCCACCGTGGGTGTGCAGGTATGTGTTCTGGTGGTCGTTTTGTCTGTTTGTATTTGTGTCTGAGAAAAAGTAAATAATATATCGCCGGGCTGAGCTGTGTAAATGTATTGCAAAAAAGAGCATGGAAGAAGAAATACAACTATATTCCAGACGTTCAATATACTGTGTATTGCAAAGATTCAAACAGACTTTCATAAACTACAGTGTTCCGCTTTGTTTGCCCTCCAGAAGATAACTACTCTTTACAAACGTCTTTTCATTTTTGTCCAAATTCTTGACaattttgtgtgtattgttaatGTTATTAAGCTTCCTGTGTCCAACTGTAGATTTACAATATGTGCCAAACATCATATTCATTCATTCACTTCGTATCATTccatgcacattttttcattgCATGAAGCAATATGGCAAAGAAATACAGTGAAACTTGCAATGAATATAGACTTGCTATACAGTATGTATTTTTCAAGTGACAAATGGCCTTTAGTAAGACAATAGAGTTGATGGCACAATAACGAGGCTTTGGAGGTAAGACTTAATTGAATACTGTTAAATATTTGGAAATATTTTCATAATGAATTGCTAAAGAGTTAACGCTTAACCCTCGTTAAGGGGGGCTATATGGATGACTTAAGTATTTAAGGATGGTCTTAGCGACAAAGGCTTTCTGATAGCGAACGCTAACTATAAAAAGCTTCATGATAGTTTGTCAGAGAAACAATAAAAAAATGGTGGGGCCTCTGAAGCAATGTTTCAGAAGACCCGGCAGTAGAATCCAGGAATGCAGTTGGTGCAATTCCAACTTTAACCATGGAACCTTAGTTAAATGAGATTTTAGAAAACCTCAGAATTATGAGCTCCAAACAGCTCATAAAAAGGCATTATGTACGTAATCACTGTGTGGTGCGACAAATTAATTATTTTATGTAGCCTTACTTTAGCGATATGACCCTTTCTCAGCCTTCACGTCAGTTGCAATCAAGGtgtttacattattattatttttatataatAATCTCCTATTTATTTCAATTTTTCATCCCTTGAGGCATGGGATTATTGAAACTGCCACTCAATGTTACAGCTCATTGCAATCCACCCTCTGTGACTTGTTTTTGTTCTACCACAGTGGCATAAGGGCCTAATTTGAGATAGTAGACAACTTTAATATATAACATTTCTGAAGCTGGCAAGATATTGGGTACTGGAAAGCAAATTGAGGGCAATTTGTAACATTTGGTTAATCAGATGTGACTAAAAAAAAGCTTGTGAATCAGGTTcttctgtacatttcaaaagcacATGATgatattaacaacaaatcaataaatTGCTATATTGTGTACCATTCACAAATCACCTCAGTATATGAATCCACATGTACTAGATGTATCTAACTGCAAGCTAATAAAGACAAATATAACTTGGGTGTTTCTCTTTTGGAGGGGTTTCAAAAATGGttgagatgtttttttttgttttttttgtatccAGCATCTGATTATTGAATGTGCATATTTTTCCTTTTTCTACTGAGAAGGGTTACTGTACACCGTTTTTTAAAATTATCTAtgagcagtgcttgacttgggcaggagatCACATCAcattttctactgcttgagctcctgttcctcttatagaatattatctcaaaagtattgtggaacTCCTGCAaccaaatataaacagtaccggcacccaacatgagtaccggcacctatttcagtcaaGCACCGTCTATGAATGCCTTAGCACAGGGTTTACCAAACTTTCTTGCTTCGTGTCCGAACATACACAGACCaaagaataataaaaaaatatcatcTTGGAAGGAGAcagaacatttagcagttttcAAGGTCGACGGCGAATGACGTGGCCACGAGCAGCAccacagatattgagatgagtgagatgcaagacttcgctctcaaacagtcactcacacacagtatGCGCATGTGCACGGGTTCGCTTCACGCTGTTCATAGCTTGGCAGCCAGTGGaccaaaacagcagagaagttgAGCCTTGCGCTTGAACACTATTAGTTGTTgcagaaattgacccactatgctgttaaCTTTCAGCATCtacgtcatatcgctgagtctacctttaaaaccaatatcctgcaattctatacattttgtcaTGGAACTGAGAGTACATTTAGCAGTTTTTAAGCTATTCTACGCATTTTGACATGGCTAATGATGTGTTCAGAGTTGAGAatgttactttctaaatgtaatccgtgaAAGTTaatagttacctgtccaaaattgtcattagtaacgtaacttttgtaactcagtaacatcctttctgaatttaaaagtaatcatgtagtttttcaaaagtatctgtaatctgattacaatattcttgctggtaacgtaactgaCAACAGTAAACGTTgtttgtaatcagttactccccaacccagGTTCTTATGCTCAGACGTTATAGCAAAATGAACGGGAGCCTGATTATCTAGCTTTTATTTTGTTGATTGTAAATTCTCAAAGATTATAGGCTAGGTTACACCTTCAAATGTTATAAATGGAATGAAatgcctttgttctctctcttatcctGTATCCCGTCCATGGAGGAAGGTTGTATGATCAATTCTCATTTCCTAGGCTTCTAGGCCTCTTGCCTAGTAGGCATTTCTTTGTTCATGCCTTGTAAGTTAACCTTCGGATCTATATGCTTGGAATAATGCCTTGTAATGCTTGTTAATGCTTTATAACTTAAAACCTGTTAAAGATAGGGCcgactactgccccctttggaggaattgcgtgcccatagtaaacagaaaaaaaatccgTTCCAGCTGAACGTGGGAGGGGTCGTTCCCAAAAGGGAACCCTAACCCGTCAACAGGTTTTAATCTTTATGCCTTGTATGTGAATCCATTAATTTAACAAAGAAATTAAATACACTTGTATTTAGAATTCCATTTCTGAGACATTTCTTGATTGCCTATTACCGTAACTCAGCTATAGTGTTCTTACATATTGCTATTTATCTTATGGAGTCAGACAATTAATTTAATGGGCTAATTGCTTCGTCTTATTCAGAGTTCCATGTGATGTAAATATAACATACATATATCAAATAATAATACCCCACTACAAAGGTACGGTGATGGAATAGAGCTAGATCCCAATGTAAGAGTAAGGTTTTGGGatgaatgcagaaaataagctctgaggttaacacaggcttaggagatcttatacgttttgttctatgagataatatcagtcagttaacatgacctttatgaattatgaagcttTTTATGTGCTTTTTTGTTTTATTCTACAAAATGCTTCAACATTCACAAAAAGTGACCTTAGCTGCAGTTGTGTAGGCAGAAATCAGTTGATGGCAGGGCCAGCAACAATCTACATGTGCCATAATTTGGGCACTCAAATCATTCAATTATCATAAAAGCCTACCCTACACAGCAAATTatccagtgttaaatcaacactgacaGTGTTCAATTTGACACTGGGCCAGTGTCTATACAGGTCCACACTTTTGAGTGTTAAATTAACATGGTGCTTAGTGCAGACGCTGTTACACTTTGTAAGTGTTAGGGAATGAACACATTCAGTGTTATGCAATAACACCTCAT
The genomic region above belongs to Oncorhynchus kisutch isolate 150728-3 linkage group LG16, Okis_V2, whole genome shotgun sequence and contains:
- the slc1a1 gene encoding excitatory amino acid transporter 3, with the protein product MDMMGKKERRGWDFKGLLKRNWLLIATIVSVLLGIGLGVVVREYASLSHLHKQYFGFPGEILMRMLKLVILPLIISSMITGVAALDSEVSGKIGLRAVVYYFSTTIIAVILGIVLVMTIKPGVSQEAEHIDRTGTTPNVTTVDTLLDLVRNMFPENLLQACFQQYKTKRKELEPPKVKGNTTITMFPPLSTAVMATISPPENITKDYKIVGSYSDGINVLGLIVFCVAFGLVIGKMGERGRILLEFFDALNEATMRLVQIIMCYMPVGILFLIAAKIIEVEDWEIFRKMGLYMVTVLSGLAIHSTICLPLIYFAIVRKNPYTFTLGMAQALVTALMISSSSATLPVTFRCAEENLRIDKRITRFVLPVGATINMDGTALYEAVAAIFIAQLNDYSLDVGQIVTISITATVASIGAAGVPNAGLVTMVIVLTAVGLPANDVTLIVAVDWLLDRFRTMINVLGDAYGAGIVQKLSRRELERMDITSDVDVTNPFVLETTLDDEECEKKSYVNGGFTIDKTDAISFTETSQF